From Watersipora subatra chromosome 8, tzWatSuba1.1, whole genome shotgun sequence, a single genomic window includes:
- the LOC137402524 gene encoding golgin subfamily A member 6-like protein 4, which produces MYERVYERVHERVYERVHERVYERVYERVYERVYERVDERVHERVYEKVYERVYERVYERVYERVYERVYERVYERVYERVYERVYEIVYERMYERVYERVHERVYERVHERVYERVYERVYERVYERVYERVYERMYERVYERVYERVYERVYERVYERMYERVYERVYERMYERVYERVYEIVYERMYERVYERVYERVYERVYERVYERVYERVYEKVYERVYERVYERVYERVYERVYERVYERVHERVYERVYERVYKRVYERVYERVYERVYEREYERVYERVYERVYERVYKRVYERV; this is translated from the coding sequence ATGTATGAGAGAGTGTATGAGAGAGTGCATGAGAGAGTATATGAGAGAGTGCATGAGAGAGTGTATGAGAGAGTGTATGAGAGAGTGTATGAAAGAGTGTATGAGAGAGTAGATGAGAGAGTGCATGAGAGAGTGTATGAGAAAGTGTATGAGAGAGTGTATGAGAGAGTGTATGAGAGAGTGTATGAGAGAGTGTATGAGAGAGTATATGAGAGAGTGTATGAAAGAGTATATGAGAGAGTATATGAGAGAGTGTATGAAATAGTGTATGAGAGAATGTATGAGAGAGTGTATGAGAGAGTGCATGAGAGAGTATATGAGAGAGTGCATGAGAGAGTGTATGAGAGAGTGTATGAGAGAGTATATGAGAGAGTATATGAGAGAGTGTATGAAAGAGTGTATGAGAGAATGTATGAGAGAGTGTATGAGAGAGTATATGAGAGAGTATATGAGAGAGTGTATGAAAGAGTGTATGAGAGAATGTATGAGAGAGTGTATGAAAGAGTGTATGAGAGAATGTACGAGAGAGTATATGAGAGAGTGTATGAAATAGTGTATGAGAGAATGTATGAGAGAGTGTATGAGAGAGTGTATGAGAGAGTATATGAGAGAGTGTATGAGAGAGTGTATGAGAGAGTATATGAGAGAGTGTATGAGAAAGTGTATGAGAGAGTGTATGAGAGAGTATATGAGAGAGTGTATGAGAGAGTGTATGAGAGAGTGTATGAGAGAGTGTATGAGAGAGTGCATGAGAGAGTGTATGAGAGAGTGTATGAGAGAGTATATAAGAGAGTGTATGAGAGAGTGTATGAGAGAGTGTATGAGAGAGTGTATGAGAGAGAGTATGAGAGAGTGTATGAGAGAGTATATGAGAGAGTGTATGAGAGAGTATATAAGAGAGTGTATGAGAGAGTATGA